Within the Streptomyces sp. NBC_00440 genome, the region CTGCGGTGCGGTGTGCCGGGTGGGGGAGGAGCTGCCACGGGTGTGGTGGCGAAGGCCTGGAAGCCGTCCCAGGTGGTCACCGCCTGTGGCTGCGGATCAGGGGCGCCGCCGGCACTTGCCGCGGTGCCGGGATTCCGGTGCGCTGTCGACGGGCATGGGCCGGCCGGTGCACCGCTCGTGCTCGACGAGGCGTTCACCACTGCTCGGCTTCCGCTTCGGCGTCCCACAGCCCGTACCCGCCTGCCTCGGGCGGCAGCACGCTCGCGCCCTCCGGCTCGCTAACGTCGGTCTCGTCGGCCGCGGTATCGACACTGATGAGGTCGTCCAGGCTCTCGCTCCAGTCCGGTGCCGGGGCCGGTGCGGTCTCTGCGTCGAGTGGGCGCCGTTGGCCTGGAAGATCGGGCAACTGTGCTGCCGTACCGGCGCGGGAGGCTCTCCGACGGCGGGTTTTCTGCTCGGTCTCGGCGGGGTGGCGGGTGCGGCGCAGGAGCTGGTCGAGGGCGTCGGCGAGGTCGGCCTCATGCTGCTCCCGGTCCCCGCGTTGTTCGACCTCGGCCTGGACGTGGCGCCAGATGGCGTCGTTGAAGGGCTGGTGGACGTGGTCGCGGTGGATCCAGGGGATTTCGTGGAGGTGTCCGTCGGTGAGGCGGACGAAGATCTGGCGGGCGTCGTGGGGGTTGTGGTGGACCTCCCACTTGCCGTCCTTGCTGGTGATGGGGGAGCGCTCGCTGCGGTGGGGGTCGAGGATGTCGTGGTTGTAGGTGCGGTAGTCGAGGCGGATGCCGCGTTCGGTGATGGGCTGCCAGCGCACGGGCAGCAGTTCGAGGTAGTCGGCCCCGGTCAGCGGCACAGGCACGTAGCCGCTGATGGTGATCAGTGCGGCCCACATTTGGTTCGGGGTGAGGGCGGTTTTGGGCAGGACGGGGTGGCGCAGTCCGTCGTGGGGACGGTTCTGCCAGCCGCAGGTGATCCACTCGTCGAGGAAGTCCTGCAGCTGCCCAATCGTCCAGCGGGCCTCGGCCGCGGTCTTGGAGCCGCGGCGCTGGGGGTTGGATCCGGTGTGGCCGGCGACGTGCTGGCAGAACAGGTCGTTGATCGAGCCGAAGGTCCGCTCCACCACGGCCTTGGCCTGCGGCCGTCTCGGTGGAGCGGGCTGCACGTTTACCCCGAGCGTCTCGCAGGCGGCGACGAAGCCCTGCGAGAGGTAGATCTTGCCGCGGTCGACGACAATCGTCTCGGGCACGATCACCGGCCGCGCGGCCGCGCCCTCCAGGCGCTTGTCCAGCGACAGCATCCGCTCAAAGGGCA harbors:
- a CDS encoding transposase is translated as MVEVGAHVAYRGQTWQVAALQGQQVYLLQEDGTETSLLLGRLFADPGFEVVGARAPDAVPQWGLFETVPVAAQQRALAWLPHIREVETGLPHAPGSRDAQTMRPEYDPERWTLAQRDAAKAKELAALGFARVTPTTVQRMRHAYRKQGLWGLVDKRAVPARGRHPTGYADERVVAAVLEALRRQRGRSKGTVKGLQVLVGQILEDTHGRGVVEMPSRSSFYRLVSVLADPADRPGRPARTATAPARASSAAPVVLRPGEQVQIDTTRLDIMAVLEGGSLGRPELTIAVDVATRSILAAILRPHSTKAVDAALLLAEMAVPHPARPTWPTSLHLSRAEVPFERMLSLDKRLEGAAARPVIVPETIVVDRGKIYLSQGFVAACETLGVNVQPAPPRRPQAKAVVERTFGSINDLFCQHVAGHTGSNPQRRGSKTAAEARWTIGQLQDFLDEWITCGWQNRPHDGLRHPVLPKTALTPNQMWAALITISGYVPVPLTGADYLELLPVRWQPITERGIRLDYRTYNHDILDPHRSERSPITSKDGKWEVHHNPHDARQIFVRLTDGHLHEIPWIHRDHVHQPFNDAIWRHVQAEVEQRGDREQHEADLADALDQLLRRTRHPAETEQKTRRRRASRAGTAAQLPDLPGQRRPLDAETAPAPAPDWSESLDDLISVDTAADETDVSEPEGASVLPPEAGGYGLWDAEAEAEQW